CGGGGCCGACGTGCCGGGCATGCTCGCCGCGGGCAGCGGGCCGATGCCGTGGCTGGTGATCCTCGTGGACGACTTCGACGCCCTGCTGTCGCCCGCGCTCGGCGCGCCGGGCCGGCAGGCCGCCGGGTCGGTCGTCCGCGCGGTCGAGGCCGCCGCCCGCGACGGACGGCGGCTCGGCGTGCGGGTGGTCACCGCCGGGCAGGACCCGGCGATGACCGGCTCCGCGGCGATCCGGATCGCCCTGGCCGGAGCGCCCCCGGGCCGGGCCGAGCTGTGGCGCGGCGCCGACCGGGTCATCCCGTTCCAGGGCGGCCGGGTCACCGGACGCATCCCGCGCACCGCGACGCTGCGTCCCACCGTCGCCCGGCTGGACTGGGCCCGGGCGGGCGATCCGCCCACCCGCCGCCCGGTGCGCGAGCTGGGGAACGGGCCGACGGACGTCGCCCTGCTGGCCAGCGCGGCGGCGCGGGCGGCCCAGACGGACCGGGCGACCACGGTCACGCTGGTGTGAGCGGGAATGTGAGCATTCGCAACTGTTTCCTTCCGCACTTCTCCAGAACAGGCGCATGGGCGACCGATAACAGCCCGATCACAAACGCAACGTGATGCTGACAGCGGTCTTGCCGCTTCCATGAACGGGGCGTAGTCATGCCGTGGAGGACATGCGGCGTGGCAAGCCCCCAGAATCCGTGGGGCGTTGCCGCTTCAGACGGATGAGGGCGGTGCTCATGCGCGGTTCGGGCCGGGAGTCCCGGCGGAGGACCACCCGCGTGGCGGCGGCGGTGATCGCCGCCGGCGCGCTGACGCTGACCGCGTGCGGCGGCGGTGACGACGGGGCCCGGAGCGGTCCACCGCCCTCGATCGATCTGCCGGACCTCAGCGGGAAGTCGCTGGAGGTCGCCGCCGTGTGGACCGGCGCCGAGCGGGACAACTTCCTGCGGGTGCTGGACGAGTTCGAGGCGCTGACCGGCGCGTCGGTGAGCTTCGTGCCCAGCGGCGACAACGTCTCGCAGTTCGTCGGCAGCAAGGTCGAGGGCGGCTCGCCGCCGGACGTCGTGATGGTGCCCCAGCCGGGCGTGCTCCACGAGTTCGCCGAGAACGGCTGGCTGGCGCCCGTCGACGAGTCGGTCCAGCGACAGCTCGACGCCAACTACTCGCGGGGCTGGCAGGACCTCGCCCAGCACGAGGGCACCCAGTACGGCGTCTATGTGAAGGCCGCCAACAAGTCGCTGATCTGGTACAGCACCGCGGCGTTCGAGTACGCCGGGGTCGACGCCCCCGGCACCTGGGACGACTTCGTCTCCACCGCCTGGACGGTGTGGGAGTCCGGCACCACCCCGGTCTCCGTGGCGGGCGCCGACGGCTGGACCCTCACCGACTGGTTCGAGAACGTCTATCTGTCGCAGGCCGGGCCCGAGATGTACGACCGGCTGGCCGCCCACGAGATCCCCTGGACCGACCAGAGCGTCACCGACGCGCTGACCACCCTCGCCGAGCTGTTCGGCTCGCCGCAACTGCTGGAGAACGGCAACAGCGGCTCCCTCCAGACGGACTTCCCGACCTCCGTCACCCAGACGTTCATCGACCTGGAGACCCCGGCCGCGGGCATGGTCTTCGAGGCCGACTTCGTCGGCTCGGTCATCAGCGACAGCACCGACGCCGTGATCGGCGAGGACGCCCAGGTCTTCCCGTTCCCCACGGTGGGCGACGAGCCGCCCGTGGTCAGCGCCGGTGACGTCGCCGTGGCGGTCGCCCCGGACGGCGAGGCGAGCGATACGCAGCAGGCCCTGCTCGCCTATCTGGCCTCCACCGACGCCGCGCGGATCTGGGCCGAGGCGGGCGGCTTCGTGTCGCCCAACAAGTCCCTGGAGTTCGACGCCTACCCCAACGAGGTGCAGCGCGGCATCGCCGAGGCGCTGATCGCGGCCGGCGACGACTTCCGGTTCGACATGTCGGACCAGACCCCCGCCGCCTTCGGCGGGACGACCGGCCAGGGCATGTGGCAGGGCCTGCAGAACTTCCTGCGCGACCCCGACGACATCGCCGGGGCCCAGGCGTACCTGGAGTCCCAGGCGACCCGCGCGTACGGCGACTGATCCAAGCGACGACGGACGGAGATCGGAACTCTCATGGCATCCGGCAAGGCGGTGATCAAGTCCCGTCCCTGGACGGTCGCGTGCTTCCTGCTGCCCGCCCTGGTGCTGCTCGGGGCCCTGGTCGTCTATCCCATCGGGTACTCGGTGTGGCGCAGCCTGTTCGACGCGTCGGGCAAGGACTTCGTCGGCCTGGACAACTTCCGGGAGATGTTCAGCGACGACTCGATCAGGACCGCGCTGCGCAACAACCTGATCTGGATCGTCGTCGCCCCGGCCCTGACCACCGCGCTCGGCCTGATCTTCGCGGTCCTGACCGAACGGATGCGCTGGGCCACGGCCTTCAAGCTCATCGTCTTCATGCCGATGGCGGTCTCCATGCTGGCGGCGGGCATCATCTTCCGGCTGGTGTACGAGCAGGACCCGGACCGGGGCGTGG
Above is a window of Streptomyces sp. NBC_01803 DNA encoding:
- a CDS encoding ABC transporter substrate-binding protein: MRGSGRESRRRTTRVAAAVIAAGALTLTACGGGDDGARSGPPPSIDLPDLSGKSLEVAAVWTGAERDNFLRVLDEFEALTGASVSFVPSGDNVSQFVGSKVEGGSPPDVVMVPQPGVLHEFAENGWLAPVDESVQRQLDANYSRGWQDLAQHEGTQYGVYVKAANKSLIWYSTAAFEYAGVDAPGTWDDFVSTAWTVWESGTTPVSVAGADGWTLTDWFENVYLSQAGPEMYDRLAAHEIPWTDQSVTDALTTLAELFGSPQLLENGNSGSLQTDFPTSVTQTFIDLETPAAGMVFEADFVGSVISDSTDAVIGEDAQVFPFPTVGDEPPVVSAGDVAVAVAPDGEASDTQQALLAYLASTDAARIWAEAGGFVSPNKSLEFDAYPNEVQRGIAEALIAAGDDFRFDMSDQTPAAFGGTTGQGMWQGLQNFLRDPDDIAGAQAYLESQATRAYGD